Below is a genomic region from Delftia tsuruhatensis.
CAGCATCATCAGGGTGGCGGCCAACCATGCCCCAGCTGACCGGGCAGGCCAGCTCCTGACGGACCCATATCCGATGCGGCCCCCCATGCCTTCATTGCAAACTGCGCGATATGCCAACCAAGGCTCCTTGAACGGAAAATCCATGCATGGCGCCGTGACGGCGCATCGAAGCATTTTTTCACATATCGGCCACGCTGGCCCGCCGCACAGCACCCTGCGCCAGGCAGGCCGGACATCGAAGCCGCGCCACCCGTCCTCCAGCAGGGTTTCAGCATCGCACAGGTGCACCGCCGAAGGTGAAAGACTTGGACATGTCCGCTTGTACCATGCGGACCCGTATCGCCCGACCATAATAGGGCGCGCCGTCGCCCCTGGCGGCAGACCCGTTTCACATGACCGCGATCGCCCGCGCCTCTGATCGCCCAGCCACCCCATTGCCCATGACCACTGAAACCTCCCACGCCACCCGACTCACCTCTCTTTCCCATGGGGGCGGCTGCGGCTGCAAGATCGCTCCGGGCCTGCTGGCGGAGCTGATCGGAAAGAGCGCGCTGCCCAGGCAGTTCTTCCCCGACCTGCTGGTGGGCACGGAGACCGCCGACGATGCCGCCGTGTACCGAATCAACGATGAGCAGGCCATCGTGGCGACCACCGACTTCTTCATGCCCATCGTGGACGACCCGTACGACTTCGGCCGCATCGCCGCAACCAATGCGCTGTCGGACATCTACGCCATGGGTGGCCAGCCGCTGATGGCGCTGGCCATCGTGGGCATGCCCATCAATGTGCTGCCGCACGACACCATTGCCAAGATCCTGGAGGGCGGCGAGTCGGTCTGCCGCGATGCCGGCATTCCGCTGGCCGGGGGCCACTCCATCGATTCGGTCGAACCCATCTACGGCCTGGTGGGCATCGGCATCGTCAACCCCCGACAGATGAAGCGCAATGCCGACGCCAGGGCCGGCGACGTGCTGATCCTGGGCAAGCCGCTGGGCGTGGGCATCCTGTCGGCCGCGCTCAAGAAGAACCTGCTGGACGAGGCCGGCTACCGCGCGATGGTGGAAGCAACCACACTGCTCAACCGCCCCGGAACCGCCCTGGCAAGGATCGAGGGCGTGCATGCGTTGACCGATGTCACCGGATTCGGCCTGCTGGGCCACGGCCTGGAGCTGGCACGCGGCGCGGGCCTCACGGCACGCATCGACAGTCGCAGCCTGCCCGTGCTGCCCAAGGTGCAGGGCTTTGCCGAGCAGGGCGTCATCACGGGTGCCTCGGGCCGCAATTGGGCCTCGTATGGCGCACAGGTTGTGCTGGGTGCCGGCATCACCGATGCACAGCGCGCGCTGCTGACCGATCCGCAGACCTCGGGCGGCCTGCTCGTGTCCTGCGCGCCGGATGTTGCCGATCAGGTGCTTGCACTGTTTGCCGAACAGGGCTTTGGCAGTGCCGCTATCGTCGGCCGCATGGAGGCGGGCGAGCCGCGCGTCATCGTGGACTGACGACAGGCGCATTCCAAAAGCAACGGGGGGCCAAGGCCCCCGTTGCTTTTGGCACTCCCGGTGAACCGCCAGCGAACCGACGGCCCGTCACCGGGTCACAGGTTGCTTCACTCGCTGACGGTCTGCGTCTTGTAGGCCGGGCTGGCCTGGATGGCGCTGTCGGTGAACGGCAGCTTGAGCCACTGGCGCGCACCATAGGCCTTGGTGTAGTCCGCGTAGTGGGCGGAAGCCGGATCGTCCGACAGCGAGAAGGTCAGGAAGGTATGGGCCTCCACGCCGCCCGAGGGGAAGCTCACCACCTGCATGTAGCTGTTGCCGTGGGGTTGACCATCCATGGTGTAGCCGCCCTGCCCTATCGGGTTCTCCGAACAGGTGATGGTGAAGTAGCCCACTTCGCCGCAGCCCCCGTACAGGGAGGTCTTCTCGCCGCCGCGTTGTGAGAACAGCACGGTGCCGCGTGCCGCATCCATGGCGAAGCCGCTGGCCTGCACGGCCTTCACGCCTTCGGCAAAGGCCTTTTGCAGTGCTGCCTGCGCCGCGGGCTTGATGCCTCGAGGCGTGTTCACGGGATCGGCCGCATCAAAGGGCACGGCATACAGGTCGGCAGGCTTGATCTGGCTGGCCACGCGCTTCCAGAACTCATCCCAGACATGGGAGCCCCTGGAGGCGGCCGTGCCCTTGCCATCCCAGGCCTGCAGGGCCGTGCAGGCGGCGGACACATCCACGGTCTCGCCACCTGTCGAGAGTACCGGCCCGCCACAGACCTGGGCCAGCACTTCCTCCTTGAAGCGTGCGCTGTAGATGCGGCTGTCCAGCACCATCTGGCGCACGATGTCGCTGGTGGCCAGCTTGCCTGGATAGCCGTCGGTGCCCGCCAGACGCTGCAGCGCCATGGTATGTCCCATGCGCGTGCGCAGGCTCTGTGCCGACGAGGTGGAACCGAAGATGGCCGGGTAGCCGGTCAGCGGTGCCGAGGCGTTGGACAGCCAGTAGCTGTCGTTCATGTTGCCCACGTAGTCGCCGCGCAGCAGACTGGGCATGCGCGCAGGGCCGATGGCGCCGGGCTGGACCGAGTCTGCGTCCGAACTCCAGTCGCACTGGCTGCTGCCCCCTGCCAGCACCGGTACCTGCGGCAACGCCGCGTTGATGGCGGCCGAAGCCGGCGTGGCACAGGCCTGCAATTGCGCAGGCGGCACATTGGGCACGGCGCCGATGTCCGCATACCAGACCTGCCCGTTGCCACGCCCCGCCGCCACGGTGTTGACCCATGGAATGGCCGACTCCTCCTTCTGGATACGGATGAACTCGTCCAGCGACCTGGCCTGGTTCCAGCGCAGCCAGTTGCGGAAGGTGCGGTAGTTGAAGGCGTTGATGTCGCGGATGGCGAACACGCTTTGCGTGGTCCAGCCCAGCGCCGGATTCATGGCGCCCAGATTGACCACCGGTCCGTGGACGGTCTTGTACAAGGTACGCGTGACCTGGTCCTGTCCGCCCGAGGCGTTGCGCACGCTGATGGTGATCTTGCTGGCCTGCATCGCCTCGGTCTTGCCATCGCGCACATAGCTGGTCGGATTGCCTGGTGCCAGCTGGTACATGAACAGGCCGAAACGCCGCGCCGTGGACACGGTATGGCTCCAGGCCACATCGTTGTTGAAGCCGATCAGCACCATCGGAATGCCCAGGAAGCTCGCCCCGCTGACATCGATTTCGCCCGGAATCGTCAGCTGCGACTGGTAGAAGCGGTCCGGGCCCTTCCAGTACCAGTGCGGGTTGCCGAACAGCACGCTGGAGCCGCCACCCGTGGCCTGCTGGCCAAAGCCGTACATGTTGCTGCCGATGCCTGTCGTGCCGCCGACCTGGAAGGAAGGCGCAACCATGTTCCGCGGCTTGAGCGCGGCCATCTGCACCGACCTGCCCTGGCCAGACCTGGAAGAGGCCCTGGCCACCGTGGCCGCAGCCGGTGGCACGGCATTGGCGATCTGGGCCACGAAATTGCTGTAGCCTCCCGCGAGGTTGGCCGTGTACATGCGCCGCCATACATCCTGTGCCGTGATGGCCTGCACCCAGGGCTGGCCCGCACAGGCCGCGTTGGCCTTGGAGCCCGCCGGGGTCTCGCGCACCACGCGGTTGTAGCCGGCCACGAAGCCTTCGACCAACTGCCTGAGCTTGTCGGGCTGGGCCTGAACCATGGCGGAGATGGCATCGTCGGACACCACATGGCGGAAAAAGAAATCCGAATCGATGTTGCGCGGCCGGTCGATGGTGCTGTCGTAGACGGCCTGGGCGTCGCCTCCGAAATACCGCGATCGCTCCCCACGGTAGGTCAGGAAGGAGTCCGCCATGGTGCACAGGTTGTCCTGTGCCTGTGCGTAGCCCGCGCCATAGCCCAGGCCCGGCCAATCCCTGGCCTTGATGTGCGGGATGCCCATTTCCGTGCGCCGGATCTCCGCACTGTACTTGTAGGCAGAGCCATCCCCCGACCCGCCGCAGGCCGCCATTGCGGCGAGGGCGATCAAGGACAAGGGCCTCCATCCATTGCGAACCGCTGGGTGCATGCTTTGTCTCCTTTGTGTTGTCATGCCATGCGAAAGCCCTGCCATGCAGCAGGGCCCGCGTCAGCATAGGAGTGGGTCAAGGCATTGCCTACCCGGCAATTTCACTAGGAAATGTCAACCACCAGACATCCAGCGGACATACCGGCCTTTCAGGCCGCCCCCTGCGCCAGCTGGCTCAGGGCCGCCGTGGTGCGACGGTCGATCTTGCGGCTGAGCACCACCGAGGTGTAGGTCTGCTGGATGCCGTCGATCAGGCCGATGCGGTCCAGCAATGCGTCGAGCTTCTCGTTGCTCTCGCAGCGCACGAACACCATGTAGTCATACTGGCCGCTCACGGCAGAGACCTCCTCGACCTCGGTGAAGCGATTGAGTGCCTGCATGACCGAGGTGGCCGTCTTGGGTTGCACCCTGATGCCGCAATAGGCGCGCACGGCCGATTGCTCCACACGCGCCCCCAGGCGTACGCCATAGCCGGCGATCACGCCCTCCTGCTCCAGCCGGGCAATACGCGCCACCACCGTGGTGCGCGCCAGATTCATCTGCCGGGCAAGGTGGGCCGTGGAAGCGCGGGCATTGGTCTGCAAAAGACGCAGCAGCTGGCGATCTGTTTCATCGAGACGGTAATCCATGCTGCTCCTTGGATTTCAGCATCAGGCACCTGCCGGCGCCGATTAAATGCATTCTCGACATTTCGTCAAAGCAATGCTTCTTTTCGACGATTTTAAGCCCTTGATATCGTCAAATTCCCGTTCCGTCGTGCACCTCTGCGCCAAAAAGCACCAAATGCTGACCCACAGCGCCGAACCACCGCCGCCAGACAGCGCGACGGCAAGGACGGCCTCACCTGCACGGAGTAGTCAAGCACAGAAACAACCGATACCGATTGTTAAAAATTCCGACGACAGCGCCTCAGGTCGGCTCCATGCCGGGGCCGTGTACGGCCGCAACGAATACTTAGCATGCACCCCATTGGCCCTCTGACAGGTGTCTCAAGGGGCGTTGCGCAATGTCGGGCAGCGGACAGGCGACAAACACGGCGGCTGCGCATGCGGCCTCTGGCCAGGGCCGCATGCAAGATGCATCCGTACTTGCAAATACATGCACTTCGGCTAGATTGGCCCGGCAGGCGTAAATTTTGTGAACTCAGGTTACGCCGCGAGAACCGCACGCCAGACCCAGCCAACGAGGAGTATCCAAGTCCCCACTGCCCGCCGAGCCGCCCGTTCCCCATGCCAAGGACATGCCAGGCCTGTCCGACGAACACCGGCGATGCTCTGCGCCTCCATTCGGTCTCCACAGGGGAGACATATGACACGTCGCGCCGTATCTGGAAATTCTTGGAACGCCCCGCTTTCGCCAACGCCCTGGCGGGACAGTTTCGTGTTGGGGGGAATGGCCTTCCTGGCCTCTGCCATGGCCTTGGCCCTGAGATCCCCGGGCCAGATGTCATCGTTGTGGTTGACCAACGCATTGCTGCTGGGCTGGATGCTGCGCAACCCCGCATACAGCCAGCGCCATTGCTGGATCACGGCGGCCATGGCACTGACGCTGGCCGAATGGCTGTCAGGCAGCACCTTCGGCCAGGCCCTGTGGCTGACCTTCGTGGATCTGTCGGCCGTTGCCTGTGGCTGGCTGATGATGCGACGCCTGCCGTTGCGGGTGCAGCAGATGCGCTCACCCTCCTCCGTACTGCACCTGGTGATGTGCAGCCTGACAGCCAGCATCGTCGGAGCCGTGCTCGGCGCACTGGGCATGCACCACTTGCAGAACTGGCCGTGGCAGCCCGTGATGGCCCTGTGGTTCAGCAGCGAACTCATGCACATGACCCTCCTGCTGCCCGTGCTGCTGAGCTTTCCGGCCGGCCCGGAGCTGATGTCCTGGCGCGGCCAGCCTTTAAGGCACACGCTTCAGGCCCTGCTTCCCTTGGTGGCGCTTGCCGCCTCGGAAGCCATTGCCATCTACCTGGGCGGGCCGGGAGCCCTGTCCCTGACCATGCCGGCCATGCTGCTGTGCGCCATGCGCTACCGGCTGTTCGTGGTGGCGCTGCTCAATCTCGCCAGTTGCGCCATCAAGCTGGCGGCGTTCTCCGATACGCTTCTCGGCACGCCTGGCATCAGCCTGGAGACCACGTTTTCCTTTCGCCTGGGACTGGCGATGCTGTCCATCGGTCCACTGGCAGTGGCCTGCACCCTCAAGGCATTCAAGGACATGCTCAACAAGCTGCGCCATGCCGTCAACCATGATGCGCTGACCGGATTGCTGGCACGCGCCAGCTTCATGGACCGGGCACAACGCACCCTGGAGCGTCTGCACCGAGAGCACCAGCCCGGGGCCATGCTGATGCTGGACCTGGACCACTTCAAGTGCATCAACGACCACTACGGCCATGCTGCGGGAGACCGTGTCCTGCAGGAAATTTCCTGCAGGCTGGCGCAGGCACTGCGCCCCCATGAACTGATAGGCCGCCTGGGGGGAGAAGAGTTTGCCGTGCTGCTGCCTGGTGCCGACCGTGCCACGGCCTGCGCCGTGGCACAACGGTTGTGCGAGGCCGCCCGCGCCATTCGCATCGACATGGGGCAGGAATGCCCCATCCGGCCCACACTGAGCATCGGCATCGGCTTCACGCACATGATTCCGTCCGCACCGTGCCTGAGCACCCTGTTGCGCCAGGCGGATACGGCGTTGTACCAGGCCAAGGCCACCGGTCGCGACCGCTATTGCGTGGCCGGCGACAGGCCGCAGGAGCCCTTGCTGCTTGCAGCCGAGCATCCGAAGGCCGCCTGAGCCGCTTTCAACGGCTATCGCAGCCGCTGGAGCGCACGCGCATCGTCGAGCTTGAAACCCGCCACAGCCTGCGCCAGTTGCACGGCCTGCTGCTGCAACGACTGCGCGGCAGCCGTGACCTCTTCCACCAGCGCGGCGTTCTGCTGCGTGACCTGGTCCATCTGACCGATGGCACTGCCCACCTCGGCAATGCCCCGGCTCTGCTCCTGGCTGGCATTGCTGATCTCGGCTACCAGCGAGCTGAGCTTGCGCACGCCATCCACAGCCTGGTCGATGGTCGCCCCGGCATCGCGCACCAGCCGGCTGCCGGTATCTATCTGGTTGACCGAATCATCGATCAGCGCCTTGATCTCGCGGGCTGCCGTGGCGCTGCGCTGCGCAAGTGTGCGCACCTCACTGGCCACCACGGCAAACCCCCGCCCCTGCTCACCGGCCCGTGCGGCCTCCACCGCCGCGTTCAGGGCCAGGATGTTGGTCTGGAATGCGATCGAGTCGATCACTCCGATGATGCTTTCGATCTTGCGCGCCGAAGCCTCGATGCCCCCCATGGTCTGCACGACCTGTCCCACCGCTTCTCCGCCCTGCGTCGCGATCTGCGAGGCACTGCTTGCCAGCTCGCTGGCCTGGCGTGCATTGGCTGCATTCTGCTGGACCGTCGCGGTGATCTGCTCCATGGCGGCTGCCGTCTGTTCCAGCGAGCTGGCCTGCTGTTCCGTACGGGACGACAGATCCTGGTTGCCTCCGGCGATCTCCGCCGACGCCATGCGCACCGACTCCGAGGATTCACGTATGCGCAGCAGCACCGAGGCAATCTTGTCCACGAAATGGTTGAAGGCCTGGCCGATCTGCGCCAACTCGTCCTGACCCTGAGATGTCAGGCGTCGTGTCAGATCGCCCTCTCCCGACGCGATGTCCTGGAGCGCATCACGCGCCACCGACAGGCGGTTCAGCATGCGTCGCAAGGCTACCGTCAACAACACGGCCGCACCCAGCACGGACAGCACGGTGATGACAGCCGCCACATTCAGCAGTGCCTGCACGGACTGCGTGGCCTGCGCGCGATCGATCACCACGGCAAGGATCCAGGGCGTACCCTCGACCTTGGCTGCATAGGCCATCTGCGGTACGCCGTCGAGGGTCAGATCGGCACGGCCTCCCTGCTCCGCCAGCCGCCTGACCATGGCGGCATCGAGTTCAGGCGCAATCGCCGACGCGGGCTTGAGCGCAAGTTCCGGCTTGGCATAGGCCAGCAACCGACCTTCGCCATCGATCAGGAAGGCGAAGCTCTTTTCCTGGGGCCGGATGGCTGCCACCTTGCGGGACATGGCAGCCAGTCGGACATCGGTACCGACCACGGCGCTAGGCGCGCCCGCAGCCCCGACGGGCTCCACGAAGCTGATGGTCAGCTCGCCCGTGCTGGCGTCGACGTAGGCAGGCGTCACGCCTGGCCGGCCTTCGCGTGCGCCCTGCTTGTACCAGTCGCGCTGGGTACCGTCGTAGTTCTCGGGCATGGGATGGGAAAACACGGCCCGCTTGTCGGCGTGCACGAAATAGGCATCGTCGAATCCGCCTGCCTGCTGTGCCGCCAGCAGGAAGGGTATGGGATCAGCCTGGTCCACGGCCTTCTTCAGCGAACCGGTGATGCGCTGCTTGTCCTGGACCCAGTCGGCCAGGGATGACGCATGGGCCTGCGTAAGCTGCCCGATGTTGTCGTCGATATTGGCCAGCGTGCTGTTGCGCGCCGTCCAGAAAGTGGCCATGGACAGCGCGAACAGCGCGACCACGGTGATCGCTACGCAGATAAGGATCAGGCGTGCACGTAATGTTTGGAGCATGATGCGTCGATGGAGGCAAGAACGGTGACTATGAATGCCCACCGAGCCTATCCGACTTGTGCACGCCGCTAGAGCAGAAAGAGTGCGTACTTGCCCTTGCAGTTAGACACTTGCCGGGCCTGCCTCACACAGCCGCGCGGTGCTCCATGATCTCGTCCCTCCAGGCGTCGAGCTGCACGGCCTGGCGCCACCCCAGGTACCGGCAAAGCCGTGGGAACGCACCGCGCCAGATCAGCGGCGCAGCCCGGGAACCGGCGTGCGAACCCTGACGCGCATTCGACAAGGGCCTCCTCGAAAACCTCATGGAAACGGGTACGGCAGCCAAGAAATATGCCGTCAGGGTTTTGCAAGAACGGCGCACAGCCGCTGCGCAGGCATGCTATAGTGTCAATTTGTAACACGCCTGTACTCTCGTCTGCGGCCTGTGAACATCCGCCACAAACGCCAGAACCTTGCCTGCAGGGTTCTGCCGTTTGTGCCGCGCACCCTGTGTTTTCCCTCCCTCATATTTTTGGGGTGCACCACGCGGCTTTTTTTTCCCTTCCTGCCATGCCTGTGGAGAAGGGCACGCCTGATTGCAGCAGGCACTCGCAAAAATGTTTCATCTTGATACAAGGCTGCCGATAACAAGGACAGTCTGTCATTCAAGGGGAGAGAGACATGAAGCGATGCATCATCAAAGTGGCCGGCGCCTGCTACACAGCCTTGTTTCCCAGCACCTGCGCCGCAGTTGCCGATGCTATGGCGCGCTTTCCAGGCGCCACCAAGATCAGTGTGCGCATTGCCTGAAGTGAAGCCAGCCTTTCGGAACCTGTGCGGCTCCTGAGGTTCAAACAATACGCATGCCGTCATCCAAGTGTTGCGCGGCAGTGTAGGCTCACTTTGCCAGAAGTCCTTGCGGATTCCTTTATATTGGCAGATCAACATTCATCGATATTCATGACACACGACTACAAGACCCTGCTGCAGCAAAAAGCCGAGCTCGAAGCGCAGATCGCCGAAGTGCTCAAAACCGAGAAGTCCGGTGCCGTTGCCCAGGCACGGGCCATCATTCAACAGTACGCCTTGACCGAGGCCGATGTCTTCCCCTCGGCCCGCGCCTCCAAGGCGGGCACCCGCGTCGTCGGCATTCCCAAGTACCGCGATCCCGCCTCCGGTGCCACCTGGACCGGTCGCGGCAAGCAGCCTCGCTGGATTGAAGGCAAGGACCGTACCCCTTTCATCATATGAAGGGGTTAGCCCCCGCACCTGCAGCAGCCCGGCTGCGACCAAGCCCGCCAAGCGCGGGCTTTTTGCTGTCCTCGCCACTCTTCTGGCTGCTCCAGAAACTCGGGTTAACCCTATTGCTCGGAAGTTACAAATTCTTCAATGTAGCTGTCGATGTGCAAACCATTGAGGCCGGCATGTTTCGGAGCTCAAGGGTTCATGACAAGGGCAACAGCAGGTATCCCCGGGGAACTGTCCTACATCCGGATCCTCCAAAGACACATTGGATGCGCCACGACATCATCGGCCTTGCTGGTGCATCCAGAACAGACAACGGCCTGCTTCGCTATGCGGTGCAGGCCATCACATCGCCACGAACTGTTTTCAAGCCGGGCCAGGGAGACTATCTCCTCCCTCCCTCTCACTGACTTACCCTGGCACGCCCGCAAGGGCACCGGCTCTTCTCTTCACGGACGCGTCCCCAGGTCGCTCCGTCTTCGCAGCGGGCGCCCTTGCTGTCAATGGCTGGTCGACCACAGGCTCTTGAGGCCCTCGACGGCGCCCCCACCGACAGTGCAGCATCGGGTCAGCGCAGCGCAGGCACGGCCGCGCCGACCTTGAAAACGGCCACCATGCCCGACAGGCGCTGGGCCTGTTCGCTGAGGGCGGCCGCAGCGGCGGCGGACTCCTCCACCAGGGCCGCGTTCTGCTGGGTCATCTGGTCCAGATGGCTCACGGCCTGATTGACTTGGCCGATGCCGTCGCGCTGTTCGGTGGAGGATGCCGTGATCTCGCCAATCATGTCCGAGACCTTGCGCACGCTGGTCACGATGTCATCCATCACCTGGCCGGCCTGGGCCACCTGGGCAGAGCCTTCCTGCGCGGCATCCACCGACGTACTGATCAGGCCCTTGATCTCCTTGGCCGCTTCCGCACTGCGGTGCGCCAGGGCCCTTACCTCTCCGGCCACGACGGCGAAGCCACGGCCTTGCTCACCCGCTCGGGCAGCCTCGACGGCAGCATTGAGCGCAAGGATATTGGTCTGGAAGGCAATGGAATCGATCACTCCGATGATGTCCGAGATCCGCCGCGCACTGTCGCTGATGCGGTCCATGCTGGCCACCACATGGCCGACCACGGCACCGCCACGCTCCGCGGCCTGGGCCGCACTGCCCGCGAGGTGGTTGGCCTGCCGGGCCGTGTCGGCCGCCTGACCTACGGTCGCGGTGAGCTGTTCCATGCTGGCTGCCGTCTCCTCCAGATTGGATGCGGTCTGCTCGGTGCGCGAAGAAAGGTTGTGATTGCCCGCTGCAATTTCAGTGGATGCCGATGAAATGGAGTGCACGCTGTCACGCACCTCCGTCACCAGGCCACGCAGTCGCGCGGCCATGCCGGAAACGGAGCGCAGCAAGTGTCCGAATTCGTCCTTTCGGCTGTCTTCGGCAGAGACCGTGAGATCACCCTGTGCGATGGCATCGGTGAGCTGCACCGCCCGCTCCAGAGGACGGGTGATGGCGCGCGTCAGCACGAACGCCAGCAACAGCCCGACCAGCAGGACGACGCC
It encodes:
- the selD gene encoding selenide, water dikinase SelD, with the translated sequence MTTETSHATRLTSLSHGGGCGCKIAPGLLAELIGKSALPRQFFPDLLVGTETADDAAVYRINDEQAIVATTDFFMPIVDDPYDFGRIAATNALSDIYAMGGQPLMALAIVGMPINVLPHDTIAKILEGGESVCRDAGIPLAGGHSIDSVEPIYGLVGIGIVNPRQMKRNADARAGDVLILGKPLGVGILSAALKKNLLDEAGYRAMVEATTLLNRPGTALARIEGVHALTDVTGFGLLGHGLELARGAGLTARIDSRSLPVLPKVQGFAEQGVITGASGRNWASYGAQVVLGAGITDAQRALLTDPQTSGGLLVSCAPDVADQVLALFAEQGFGSAAIVGRMEAGEPRVIVD
- a CDS encoding penicillin acylase family protein is translated as MHPAVRNGWRPLSLIALAAMAACGGSGDGSAYKYSAEIRRTEMGIPHIKARDWPGLGYGAGYAQAQDNLCTMADSFLTYRGERSRYFGGDAQAVYDSTIDRPRNIDSDFFFRHVVSDDAISAMVQAQPDKLRQLVEGFVAGYNRVVRETPAGSKANAACAGQPWVQAITAQDVWRRMYTANLAGGYSNFVAQIANAVPPAAATVARASSRSGQGRSVQMAALKPRNMVAPSFQVGGTTGIGSNMYGFGQQATGGGSSVLFGNPHWYWKGPDRFYQSQLTIPGEIDVSGASFLGIPMVLIGFNNDVAWSHTVSTARRFGLFMYQLAPGNPTSYVRDGKTEAMQASKITISVRNASGGQDQVTRTLYKTVHGPVVNLGAMNPALGWTTQSVFAIRDINAFNYRTFRNWLRWNQARSLDEFIRIQKEESAIPWVNTVAAGRGNGQVWYADIGAVPNVPPAQLQACATPASAAINAALPQVPVLAGGSSQCDWSSDADSVQPGAIGPARMPSLLRGDYVGNMNDSYWLSNASAPLTGYPAIFGSTSSAQSLRTRMGHTMALQRLAGTDGYPGKLATSDIVRQMVLDSRIYSARFKEEVLAQVCGGPVLSTGGETVDVSAACTALQAWDGKGTAASRGSHVWDEFWKRVASQIKPADLYAVPFDAADPVNTPRGIKPAAQAALQKAFAEGVKAVQASGFAMDAARGTVLFSQRGGEKTSLYGGCGEVGYFTITCSENPIGQGGYTMDGQPHGNSYMQVVSFPSGGVEAHTFLTFSLSDDPASAHYADYTKAYGARQWLKLPFTDSAIQASPAYKTQTVSE
- a CDS encoding Lrp/AsnC family transcriptional regulator — translated: MDYRLDETDRQLLRLLQTNARASTAHLARQMNLARTTVVARIARLEQEGVIAGYGVRLGARVEQSAVRAYCGIRVQPKTATSVMQALNRFTEVEEVSAVSGQYDYMVFVRCESNEKLDALLDRIGLIDGIQQTYTSVVLSRKIDRRTTAALSQLAQGAA
- a CDS encoding sensor domain-containing diguanylate cyclase; the encoded protein is MSSLWLTNALLLGWMLRNPAYSQRHCWITAAMALTLAEWLSGSTFGQALWLTFVDLSAVACGWLMMRRLPLRVQQMRSPSSVLHLVMCSLTASIVGAVLGALGMHHLQNWPWQPVMALWFSSELMHMTLLLPVLLSFPAGPELMSWRGQPLRHTLQALLPLVALAASEAIAIYLGGPGALSLTMPAMLLCAMRYRLFVVALLNLASCAIKLAAFSDTLLGTPGISLETTFSFRLGLAMLSIGPLAVACTLKAFKDMLNKLRHAVNHDALTGLLARASFMDRAQRTLERLHREHQPGAMLMLDLDHFKCINDHYGHAAGDRVLQEISCRLAQALRPHELIGRLGGEEFAVLLPGADRATACAVAQRLCEAARAIRIDMGQECPIRPTLSIGIGFTHMIPSAPCLSTLLRQADTALYQAKATGRDRYCVAGDRPQEPLLLAAEHPKAA
- a CDS encoding methyl-accepting chemotaxis protein, which codes for MLQTLRARLILICVAITVVALFALSMATFWTARNSTLANIDDNIGQLTQAHASSLADWVQDKQRITGSLKKAVDQADPIPFLLAAQQAGGFDDAYFVHADKRAVFSHPMPENYDGTQRDWYKQGAREGRPGVTPAYVDASTGELTISFVEPVGAAGAPSAVVGTDVRLAAMSRKVAAIRPQEKSFAFLIDGEGRLLAYAKPELALKPASAIAPELDAAMVRRLAEQGGRADLTLDGVPQMAYAAKVEGTPWILAVVIDRAQATQSVQALLNVAAVITVLSVLGAAVLLTVALRRMLNRLSVARDALQDIASGEGDLTRRLTSQGQDELAQIGQAFNHFVDKIASVLLRIRESSESVRMASAEIAGGNQDLSSRTEQQASSLEQTAAAMEQITATVQQNAANARQASELASSASQIATQGGEAVGQVVQTMGGIEASARKIESIIGVIDSIAFQTNILALNAAVEAARAGEQGRGFAVVASEVRTLAQRSATAAREIKALIDDSVNQIDTGSRLVRDAGATIDQAVDGVRKLSSLVAEISNASQEQSRGIAEVGSAIGQMDQVTQQNAALVEEVTAAAQSLQQQAVQLAQAVAGFKLDDARALQRLR
- a CDS encoding H-NS histone family protein gives rise to the protein MTHDYKTLLQQKAELEAQIAEVLKTEKSGAVAQARAIIQQYALTEADVFPSARASKAGTRVVGIPKYRDPASGATWTGRGKQPRWIEGKDRTPFII
- a CDS encoding methyl-accepting chemotaxis protein, with the translated sequence MKFDQWSVSAKLWGTLGGLLAMMLAVSLWAQFAAARAMDQGMRTLSEYENRISLAIQWKGATETTGERVLASNASTDEELTRLLDGRVKDGSGLITQLQAEVVKGASEADKAALERIAAIRTEVLALNKQAREIKLTGDTAAFRDFVQQRYLGAIARYVDSLEVFVQLQRSQRDVARDQAQATRQQAAVLAWTVQGVVLLVGLLLAFVLTRAITRPLERAVQLTDAIAQGDLTVSAEDSRKDEFGHLLRSVSGMAARLRGLVTEVRDSVHSISSASTEIAAGNHNLSSRTEQTASNLEETAASMEQLTATVGQAADTARQANHLAGSAAQAAERGGAVVGHVVASMDRISDSARRISDIIGVIDSIAFQTNILALNAAVEAARAGEQGRGFAVVAGEVRALAHRSAEAAKEIKGLISTSVDAAQEGSAQVAQAGQVMDDIVTSVRKVSDMIGEITASSTEQRDGIGQVNQAVSHLDQMTQQNAALVEESAAAAAALSEQAQRLSGMVAVFKVGAAVPALR